The proteins below come from a single Microcoleus sp. FACHB-68 genomic window:
- a CDS encoding tetratricopeptide repeat protein: MSNAVTVELEVEFFFQKGLHLNRSEQYAHAIASYDKALELQPDYHDVWYSRGNALYHLRQFEEAIASYDKAIEFKPAFHEAWNNRGNALDDMGQYEEAIASYDKAIKFKTDYYWAWNNRGIALKNLGRYEEALTSYDKAIEFQPNYYWAWYHRGIALRHLGRLEKVIASYDKAIEIKPDFHEAWHNRGNALYDLQRYEAAIINYDKALEEKPDYHWAWYNRGMALLNLGYYAKAVVSLDRALVLQPDNADTWYFRGQALDNLECHYGAIASYDKAIELQPDKHKAWYNKACCYAGSGHIDLAIEHLQQAINLNPDEYVEMAKTDSDFDEIREDGRFQALIQQKSLSTASTTGVLWN; the protein is encoded by the coding sequence ATGAGTAATGCAGTCACGGTAGAACTGGAAGTCGAGTTTTTTTTCCAGAAGGGTTTACACCTCAACCGATCTGAGCAATATGCCCACGCAATTGCCAGCTACGATAAAGCCTTAGAACTGCAACCGGACTACCACGATGTCTGGTACAGCCGGGGCAATGCGCTGTATCACCTGCGCCAGTTTGAAGAAGCAATTGCCAGCTATGATAAAGCGATTGAGTTTAAACCGGCCTTTCATGAAGCGTGGAACAATCGCGGCAATGCCCTAGATGACATGGGCCAGTATGAAGAAGCAATTGCCAGCTATGATAAAGCGATTAAATTTAAAACTGACTATTACTGGGCTTGGAACAATCGCGGGATTGCCCTCAAAAATCTGGGCCGCTACGAAGAAGCACTCACGAGCTATGATAAAGCCATTGAATTTCAACCGAATTACTACTGGGCTTGGTATCACCGGGGAATTGCCCTCAGACACTTAGGCCGGTTAGAAAAAGTGATTGCTTCCTACGACAAAGCCATTGAGATCAAACCGGACTTCCACGAAGCTTGGCACAATCGGGGAAATGCCCTATATGACTTACAACGCTACGAAGCGGCAATTATTAACTATGACAAAGCTTTAGAGGAAAAACCTGACTATCACTGGGCTTGGTATAACCGTGGGATGGCGCTGCTGAATTTGGGTTACTATGCAAAAGCGGTTGTCAGCTTAGATCGTGCCTTAGTGCTTCAACCTGATAACGCCGATACTTGGTACTTTCGGGGTCAGGCGTTGGATAACCTAGAGTGCCATTATGGGGCAATCGCCAGCTACGATAAAGCGATAGAGTTGCAACCCGATAAACACAAAGCCTGGTACAACAAAGCCTGCTGTTATGCCGGTTCTGGTCATATTGATTTAGCAATTGAACACTTACAGCAAGCGATTAATCTCAATCCCGACGAATACGTGGAAATGGCAAAAACTGACTCGGATTTTGACGAAATTCGGGAAGATGGACGATTTCAGGCGTTAATTCAACAAAAGTCCTTGTCCACCGCTTCTACAACAGGAGTGCTGTGGAATTAA
- a CDS encoding aspartate ammonia-lyase, producing MNLQSGANYRTERDSMGERQIPAGAYYGIQTLRAIENFPISGIKPLPTYIDACVLIKKATALVNGELGCIPKEISQVLVEVTDEVLAGQFRDQFVVDIYQAGAGTSHHMNINEVLANRALEILGDEKGNYKRVSPNDHVNYGQSTNDVIPTAIRIGGLLALERTFYPALSGAIAALDNKAEEFKDIVKSGRTHLQDAVPVRLGESFRAWAQILTEHLIRVEKASEDLMTLGLGGSAAGTGLNTHPQYRHRVAQILSELIDQPLRPAPHLMAAMQSMAPFVSVSGALRNLAQDCVKISHDLRLMDSGPKTGFKEIQLPPVQPGSSIMPGKYNPVMAEMTSMVCFQVMGYDSAIALAAQAGQLELNVMMPLIAYNLIHSIEILGNTLAALTNQCLENISANRDRCLAYAEGSLALVTALNPHIGYLNAAAVAKESLETGKSLRQIVLERGLMSAEELANVIDLETMSALPREEG from the coding sequence ATGAATCTACAATCAGGCGCAAATTACCGGACAGAGCGAGATTCTATGGGGGAACGGCAAATCCCTGCCGGTGCCTACTACGGCATCCAAACCCTACGGGCCATTGAAAATTTCCCGATTAGTGGGATAAAACCGTTGCCCACGTATATCGATGCCTGTGTGCTGATTAAAAAAGCTACGGCGCTGGTTAATGGCGAACTTGGATGCATACCAAAAGAGATTAGTCAAGTGCTTGTAGAGGTAACTGACGAAGTTCTCGCCGGCCAGTTCCGCGATCAGTTTGTGGTGGATATCTATCAAGCCGGTGCCGGCACCTCCCACCACATGAATATTAATGAAGTGCTGGCAAATCGGGCGCTAGAAATTTTGGGTGATGAAAAAGGCAATTACAAGCGCGTTAGCCCCAATGATCACGTTAATTACGGTCAGTCTACAAACGACGTAATCCCCACAGCCATTCGGATCGGGGGGCTGTTGGCGTTGGAGAGAACCTTTTACCCCGCGCTGTCAGGGGCGATCGCCGCTTTAGATAACAAAGCTGAAGAATTCAAAGATATTGTTAAATCTGGCAGAACTCACTTGCAGGATGCGGTGCCGGTGCGCTTAGGGGAAAGCTTTCGTGCTTGGGCGCAAATTCTCACCGAACACCTGATTCGAGTTGAGAAAGCATCAGAGGATTTGATGACACTGGGGTTGGGCGGGAGTGCTGCCGGCACCGGCTTGAATACGCACCCGCAATATCGCCATCGTGTTGCCCAAATTTTATCAGAACTGATCGATCAGCCATTGCGACCGGCCCCTCACTTGATGGCAGCAATGCAGAGTATGGCACCGTTTGTCAGCGTGTCCGGTGCATTACGGAACCTTGCCCAGGATTGCGTTAAAATTTCCCATGACTTGCGGCTGATGGATTCTGGGCCAAAAACAGGTTTCAAAGAAATTCAATTGCCGCCGGTGCAGCCTGGATCGTCAATTATGCCCGGAAAATATAACCCCGTCATGGCAGAAATGACCTCAATGGTTTGCTTTCAAGTCATGGGTTATGACAGTGCCATCGCCCTCGCCGCCCAAGCCGGCCAACTAGAATTAAACGTGATGATGCCGCTGATTGCCTATAACCTGATTCACAGTATTGAAATTTTGGGCAACACTTTGGCAGCATTGACTAACCAATGCTTAGAAAACATTAGCGCCAACCGTGATCGCTGCCTCGCTTATGCTGAAGGAAGCTTAGCCCTCGTTACCGCCCTTAACCCTCACATCGGCTATCTCAACGCCGCTGCCGTTGCCAAAGAATCCCTAGAAACCGGCAAATCTCTGCGGCAGATCGTTTTGGAACGGGGGCTAATGAGTGCTGAAGAACTGGCAAACGTTATAGACTTGGAAACAATGAGCGCACTGCCACGTGAAGAGGGCTAG